The Fervidicoccus fontis Kam940 DNA window GAGAATTGGCAGGAGTGTAATTACTCCAACGCTCAAATCCGTAACGCCAGGAGACATAAGCTTAATTTTGCCTTATAGGGTTGTCTCAAACATTCTTGAAGCTTTAAGCAGGCTCGAAGAAGTTTATCCGGGTGTCTCATCTCCTCAGACTCTGCTCTATGCTCCAGAGATCAAGTATTACGGAGTAAAAGCAAAAGTCACGCCTTCACTTGAAACCAATATAGATAACATTTACGTCGCAGGCGATGGAGCAGGACTTTCTAGAGGAATAAATGTAGCAGCTTCTACCGGAGTAATTGCTGCCAGAGCGATATTAGGTATTTTATAAGTTTAAAATTTTTTAGAAAATTTTTGGCTTATTTTTAAAAAAATCATTACAAATGATTTGCTTTATTTCTTTAATTCTAAATTATAATTATAGCAATTCATTTACTTTGATCTCTTTTTTCTAATATTATTTTTATTATTTCATCTTAATGGTAAATTACTTATTGAAATTAAATATGCAGAGGAAATAAAAATGGAACCATCATTTTTTCCTATATATGTTGGGAAGAGCAAGAATATTTATAAACATCCTTATGATGAAAAACTCCTGATAATGGAGTTTAAAGACGATGTAACAGCTGGAGATGGCGCTATTCGAACGATAGCTCCTCATAAGGGAATAATTAATGCGAGGACCAGCCATTTCTTTTTCAAATTGCTGGAAGGGAAAGGTTTAAAAACCCATATGGTAGAATTTAACGGCAACAACAAAATGATAGTAAAAAGGTTGAAAATGATCCCTATAGAATTCATCGCAAGGAACTACGCGTATGGATCCCTTCTCAAGCGATTGCCTCTTTTCAAATTAATGCAACCCCTGGATCCTCCTTTAATAGAGTTTCACTATAAAGATGACAGCCTACATGATCCTCTAATTACGCATGATGATATAATCCTTTCGGGTCTTTTAACAAAAGGACAATTGGGAAAAATAGTCAGTATAACTGCAGATATCAATATGATATTAAGAACCTTTCTCGAAGAAAAAGGATTGAAGCTAGTAGATATAAAGCTTGAATATGGTTTCGATGAAAACGGCGAGATAATACTTGCTGATGAAATTACAGGCGATGGATTCAGAGTAGTCGATGAAAGAGGAAATCATCTGGATAAGGAGATCTTCAGAAAGACTAAGGATGTAAAGTTACTTATAGAATCCTATATGAAGCTCGCCAGTATATTAGGTATAGATTTAAGCGACATTAAGTAAGAGGGATGTATTTAGAAATGCCATTGGGATTTTTGGGATTGGTCGCATTTGAAAATGACTGGGACATTTTTCCATATGCATCATATGGTTTGCTTGCATTGCAACACAGGGGTGGAGAAAGACAGATCATATGCGGAGATTTCAAGGGTTCACTTAAATGCATGAACCTTAATGAATATGAAAGTGATAAAAATGAAATTAAAATGAGCTTTATAGCTGCAACAATGAACGGAACCTCTGGAAGCATTGAGGAAGTTCAGCTAGATGGCGAAAAAATTATAGCTATATCTGAATATGAAAGAGATACTCTCAGAGACTTGCTTAGTGAGATTATCAAGCTTAAGGATGAGAAAGTCACTAAACTTAAAAAATTAATAGATGAATACAGCGAACATGAAGTCCCATCTTTCATGGCAATTACTAATAGAAACGAAGTAATAGTGTGGAGAAGCCCAAACGGAATTACACCTTTGTCCATAGGCAACTATGGATTTGACATGGTTCTTTTCTCCTCGGAAACATCAGCAATAGATGTTTTAGACTGCGATTTCAGAAAGCACTTAATTCCTGGAGAGGTTGCGTACGCTTCTCCAAAAATTTTCAAGATCTTCAAAGGTAAAAACTCAAAAGAAAAAGGATCCATATGCCTCTTCGAGCTATTATATACAGCGAGACACGACTCAATAATTGATGGAGTTCCTGTATATGATTTCAGAAAGGAACTTGGAAAAGAACTTGCTTTAAACTTTTCTCATGATGTCGATATAGTAGTCGGCGTCCCCGAAACTGCATACCCTTATGCTATAGGGTTTTCACAGGCGATAAGAAAGCCGTTTGAACTAAGCTTTATTCCAACTGCAGGAAGGATGAGGTCTATGCTTAAAGCTTCAGGGATAGAAAGGCTGATCGCCGTCCACTTGAAAATGAACCCTGTAAAAAGCGCAATGGAGGGAAAAAGGATCGCGCTAATAGATGATAGTATGGTAACCGGGTCAACTATAAAGACTGTTTCGCAAATACTGAGGAATAGAGTTGGCGTGGAGGAGATACATCTTTTAATAGCCAGCCCCAAAATTGTTTCAAGTTGCCCATACAGGATCTTTCCACTAGAGGAGAGGAATCTCATCGCTTCTAACTTGGAAGATACAAATATTACAAGATATCTTGATGTTGATAGCCTTACATGGCTAAGCAATGAAAGCGTTAAAAAAGTAGCAGATAAGTACGGAATAAGTTTCTGCGATAGGTGTTTTAACAAAAATTCTGAGGTGCTCTGAAAAATGAGGGTTTTAATTGTTGGATCAGGCGCTAGAGAGCATGCGCTGGCGAAGCTTTTCATGGATAGTACTATGCTTTCAAGAATTTACGTTTTTGCTGATTATTTAAATCCTGGCCTAAAAAGGGAGACTGAGAAAACAGGAGGTAGTATTGTTATAATGAATACGAATAATGCTGAAACTGTGAGAGAGAAAGCTAAGGAGGTAAATCCAGACTTAATAGTAATAGGAGGGGAGGAACCCCTTTTCATGGGAGTTTCCGATGCTTTAAGAGAAGAGGGTTTTTTTGTTTTTGGAGCATCTAGAAAGAACGCAATGATCGAGCAAAGCAAAGTTTTTGCAAGATCATTCATGTGGAGGAATGAGATACCTGGTAGGCTTTTCTTCCAAGCATTTAAGGATCTTAGCGAAGCAGAAGAATTTATGAAATATGCAGGTGATGTCGTAGTTAAGCCTGCTAGACAAGCAGGAGGGAAGGGAGTTAGGGTTATAAGAGATACTAAAGCTTATCTTTCCGAAGAAAAGAGCTCTGTAAAGATGAAAGTTGCGGAAGATGTTTACAAGCAGCTTAGCGGATATGATGATATCGATTATAAAATACTTCTTGAGCAGAGAGCTGAAGGTGTTGAATATACTTTGCATGTTATCTCTGATGGATTTTATTCGATACCTCTTCCAATAATTCAGGATCATGCCCACGCTTTTGAATATGACATAGGACCTGAAACTGGAGGTATGGGGTGCATTTCTGGTCCGGGCATGTATCCGCCTTTTCTAACAAAAGAGGAGTTCAACAAAACAAAGGAAATTGTTGAAAAAGTTCTGGAGAACTTGAAGAAGGAGACAAAGGAACCATACGTTGGCGTTTTGGCAGGACAGATGATGTTAACTTGGGTATGGGGACCTACTGTGATCGAATTCTACAGCAGATTTGGAGATCCTGAAATTAGTGCCTTATTGCCGTTAGTAGAGGGAGACTTCTTAGAATTCGTTGATAAAGCATCAAGAGAAAAGCTATCGAGTGCTAGCTTGAAATTCAAAGATGATGTTTCTGTAGTAGTTAAAGCAATAGCTCCGTTGGGTTATCCTTTATATAGAAATGAAGCATCAAACCATCCTATCACTATTGATGAGAAAAAGATTAGGAACCTCGGTTGCGAAGCTCTATACGGAAGTGTCGAACAAAAAGATGGAAAAATGCTGACAAAAGGGTCAAGAGCTATTGAGATAGTTTGCTACGACAGCAAATATGAAGTTGCATATGAAAAAAGCGAAAAAGCTTCAAATCTTATAGAAGCTGAAGATGGGTGGCCACTTTTTTACAGAAGCGACATAGGCTCGCTGAGCATGATAAGAGAAAGAACTAAAGTCGCTGAGAGGATGAGGAGGGCATACAAATATAGAGAGAAAAAGGGGTTGCTTGGAGAGTTCTTTGTTTGGTTGCCTGAGAAAGGGATCATTTCTAACCCATTATTAGGATTTAAAAAGGTGAGCGAAAGTGAGAAATAGCCTTCCACTAACTACTCTTTCAAAACCAATTAAAGTCATGCTATTGGGAAGCGGAGAGCTTGGGAAGGAGATTTCTATAGAAGCGCAGAGGCTTGGGGCTGAAACAATTGCGGTCGATAGATATGACTTCGCCCCCGCAATGCACGTCTCAAGTAAAAGATATATTGTTGATATGATGAACAAGGAGGCAATTAAGGCACTAGCATATAGGGAAAGACCTGATGTAATTATTCCTGAAGTAGAAGCAATATCATTTGAAGCATTAGAAGAACTCGAAGATGAAGGATTTGAAGTTATACCTAATTCGGATGCAGTAAGGATTGCAATGAATAGAATTGAGCTGAGAAATGTAGCATCGGTCCAACTTAACCTTCCTACAACGAGATATTTTGTAGCTGAGAATGAGGAAGAAGCTATTGAAGGTTGTGAAAAAGTGGGATACCCTTGCATTATAAAACCTGAAATGAGTAGTAGCGGGCATGGACATTTCAAAATTAAGGAAGGAAGCAAGGAAGAGATCAGAAAAGGCTACACCTATGCAATAGGTCATGCGAGAGGAAAGAGTAAAAGAGTTATTGTAGAGGAGTTTGTAGAGCTTGAGACGGAACTCACTGTTTTAGTTTATAGATATGAAAGTGAAAGTGGAGGAATAAGTACTGAGACATGCGAGCCAGTTGAGCACTGGAGGTATGGAAAATATCACTACATCGAGTCATGGCAACCTTCAGTAAAGGATAAGAATATCCTGGCTAGTGCTAAAAGCATAGCTATTAAGGTCGCTAATAGGTTAGGAGGAAAAGGAATATTTGGAGTAGAGCTTTTCTTGACGAAAGATGGGAGAGTTCTTTTCAGTGAAGTTGCTCCAAGGCCTCATGACACAGGTATGGTGACTATGGTCACTCAAGACTTTAATGAATTTGCTATTCATGTGAGAGCTGCTTTAGGGCTTCCTGTTCCAAAAGTCGATATAATTTCTCCAGGTGCAAGCCTCGCAATTTATTCCAGCTTAGAAAATAGTTGGAGTTCCGTAATTGAGGGCGTATACAGCGCACTTTCAATACCTGGCGTAGGTTTGAGGATATTCGGCAAACCTTTCAGCTATAAAGACAGAAGAATGGCACTACTCCTGGCGAGAGGGAAAAATACGGAAGAAGCGCTAGAGAAAGTAAGGAAAGCATCGTCTTTTTTGAAAATAAAACAATAAGGAGGGGTGTAATTAGATTTGACCTGTAAGGGAAAAGTCTCTATAATAGTTGGAAGCGAAAGAGATCTACCTTTTTCAGAAAGGGCTTCAAAGATTTTAAAAGAAAATAGCATAGAGTTCGAAATAAAAGTTCTGAGCGCTCACAGGAATCCAAAAGATCTTGAGAATTACATATCAAATTCCGACGTAGACGTTTTTATTGCAATGGCTGGGCTGTCCGCACATCTCCCTGGGTTTATCGCTTCAAGAACAAATAAGCCCGTTATTGGAGTTCCTTTAAATGTAAGTCTAGGAGGGTTGGATTCTCTGTTAAGCATAGTCCAGATGCCGAAGGGTGTGCCTGTGGCAACGGTTGGGATCGATAATCCTGAGAATGCAGCTCATTTGGCTGTGAGAATTATAAGCCTATGCAGAGGTGTTTAGATTGGGTCTGTACAAAGTCGAAGTGATTATAACTTATAGAAAAGAGCTAAGAGATCCTGAAAGCGAAATAATTCATAAAGACCTCATTTTAAAAAAAGGTTATGCTAACGTAAAAAAAGTAACAACTGGAAAATACTTTTCAATGCTCGTAGAATCAGATACCAAAGAAAATGCGATAAGTACTGTTAGAGAGCTTTGCGAAAAGCTTAGAATATATAACCCGATAGCTCAGGAAATTGAGGTGTTTGTGCGTGAATAAGGTCGCAGTGATTAGCTTTCCAGGAACTAATTGCGACCTTGACACGGTCTCAGCCATTAAAGAGCTGACTAGTTTAGATGCAGAAATAGTTTGGCATAAAGACTTCAAGGGTAAAAAATATGATGCGATAATAATTCCGGGAGGGTTCAGCTATGGTGATTGGCTGAGGGCAGGTGCTATAGCTGCGAGATCTAAGGCAATGGAAGAAGTTGTTGAAGAGGCAATAAACGGAAAGCCTGTCCTGGGAATATGCAATGGGTTCCAAATTCTTGTCGAATCTTCCCTTCTTCCTGGAGTTCTGCTTCCAAACGAGTTGGGAAGATTTATATGCAGATGGACTAGAGTGAGTATAGAGAACCCAAAAGGTCCATGGCTTAAGCTTGCCAATAAAAAAGAAAAAATAGACATGCCTATAGCTCATGCTGAGGGAAGATTCTACATTGATAGCGAAAAGTTCAAAGCTATTTCAAATTCCTCACCGATTATTTACTATGAAAACGGTTGGAATCCGAACGGAAGCTTTTATGATATCGCTGGCATAGGAAATGAGGAAGGCAATGTGCTTGGACTGATGCCACATCCAGAGAGGGCATATACAGAGATTCTTTCTCCTAGGGGCTTTCACGGAAATGGAGGCTTGTTCTTCAAAAGCCTTGAAGATTCTCTAAAGAGGGGATGGTAATGCCTTTAACGAAGGAAGAAGTTCAAGAAATAAAAAGTTTGCTAGGTAGAGAGCCTACAGGCGAAGAACTTGCAATGTTTGAAGCACAATGGAGCGAGCACTGCTCATATAAAAGCAGCAGAGACCTTCTGAAGCTTTTATATACTAGAGGTGAGCATGTAGTTGTTGGAATTGGGAAAGATGCTCCTGCGGTCGAGCTCTTCCCCGATACACTCGTAGTATTTAAAATAGAAAGCCACAATCACCCTTCTGCTGTAGATCCTTATAACGGCGCTGCAACAGGAATAGGAGGAGTGGTGAGAGATGTTCTCACCTTAGGGGCTAAACCTGTTGCTCTATTAGATCTTCTTTACTTAGGGGAACCTAAAAATCCTCACGCTAATTGGCTAATTAAAGGCATTGTAAAGGGAATAAGTGATTACGGCAATAGAATCGGAGTCCCTACAGTATCTGGAGATACGTGGTTTGATCCTTCTTTCAACACCCAGCCACTGGTCAATGTTGGGTGCGTAGGAATAGTTAAAAAGGAGAATTTAATGAAGGGAAAAGCGGAAAGTGGCAACTTGATCGTTGTAATTGGGAACCCTACTGGAAGAGACGGAATACTCGGAAGTAGCTTCGCATCAAAGTCGCTGAGCGGGGAGCCTGAAAAGGAGATCGGGGCGGTGCAAATAGGTGACGCGCTTACTGAAAAGCTCTTGATAAGTGCCATACTTGAAATGATAGAGAGGAAATTAGTAAACTATGTAAAGGATCTGGGAGGGGGAGGACTTACTACAGCACT harbors:
- a CDS encoding phosphoribosylaminoimidazolesuccinocarboxamide synthase; protein product: MEPSFFPIYVGKSKNIYKHPYDEKLLIMEFKDDVTAGDGAIRTIAPHKGIINARTSHFFFKLLEGKGLKTHMVEFNGNNKMIVKRLKMIPIEFIARNYAYGSLLKRLPLFKLMQPLDPPLIEFHYKDDSLHDPLITHDDIILSGLLTKGQLGKIVSITADINMILRTFLEEKGLKLVDIKLEYGFDENGEIILADEITGDGFRVVDERGNHLDKEIFRKTKDVKLLIESYMKLASILGIDLSDIK
- the purS gene encoding phosphoribosylformylglycinamidine synthase subunit PurS, producing the protein MGLYKVEVIITYRKELRDPESEIIHKDLILKKGYANVKKVTTGKYFSMLVESDTKENAISTVRELCEKLRIYNPIAQEIEVFVRE
- a CDS encoding amidophosphoribosyltransferase, encoding MYLEMPLGFLGLVAFENDWDIFPYASYGLLALQHRGGERQIICGDFKGSLKCMNLNEYESDKNEIKMSFIAATMNGTSGSIEEVQLDGEKIIAISEYERDTLRDLLSEIIKLKDEKVTKLKKLIDEYSEHEVPSFMAITNRNEVIVWRSPNGITPLSIGNYGFDMVLFSSETSAIDVLDCDFRKHLIPGEVAYASPKIFKIFKGKNSKEKGSICLFELLYTARHDSIIDGVPVYDFRKELGKELALNFSHDVDIVVGVPETAYPYAIGFSQAIRKPFELSFIPTAGRMRSMLKASGIERLIAVHLKMNPVKSAMEGKRIALIDDSMVTGSTIKTVSQILRNRVGVEEIHLLIASPKIVSSCPYRIFPLEERNLIASNLEDTNITRYLDVDSLTWLSNESVKKVADKYGISFCDRCFNKNSEVL
- the purQ gene encoding phosphoribosylformylglycinamidine synthase subunit PurQ, translated to MNKVAVISFPGTNCDLDTVSAIKELTSLDAEIVWHKDFKGKKYDAIIIPGGFSYGDWLRAGAIAARSKAMEEVVEEAINGKPVLGICNGFQILVESSLLPGVLLPNELGRFICRWTRVSIENPKGPWLKLANKKEKIDMPIAHAEGRFYIDSEKFKAISNSSPIIYYENGWNPNGSFYDIAGIGNEEGNVLGLMPHPERAYTEILSPRGFHGNGGLFFKSLEDSLKRGW
- the purE gene encoding 5-(carboxyamino)imidazole ribonucleotide mutase, giving the protein MTCKGKVSIIVGSERDLPFSERASKILKENSIEFEIKVLSAHRNPKDLENYISNSDVDVFIAMAGLSAHLPGFIASRTNKPVIGVPLNVSLGGLDSLLSIVQMPKGVPVATVGIDNPENAAHLAVRIISLCRGV
- the purT gene encoding formate-dependent phosphoribosylglycinamide formyltransferase; its protein translation is MRNSLPLTTLSKPIKVMLLGSGELGKEISIEAQRLGAETIAVDRYDFAPAMHVSSKRYIVDMMNKEAIKALAYRERPDVIIPEVEAISFEALEELEDEGFEVIPNSDAVRIAMNRIELRNVASVQLNLPTTRYFVAENEEEAIEGCEKVGYPCIIKPEMSSSGHGHFKIKEGSKEEIRKGYTYAIGHARGKSKRVIVEEFVELETELTVLVYRYESESGGISTETCEPVEHWRYGKYHYIESWQPSVKDKNILASAKSIAIKVANRLGGKGIFGVELFLTKDGRVLFSEVAPRPHDTGMVTMVTQDFNEFAIHVRAALGLPVPKVDIISPGASLAIYSSLENSWSSVIEGVYSALSIPGVGLRIFGKPFSYKDRRMALLLARGKNTEEALEKVRKASSFLKIKQ
- the purD gene encoding phosphoribosylamine--glycine ligase; translated protein: MRVLIVGSGAREHALAKLFMDSTMLSRIYVFADYLNPGLKRETEKTGGSIVIMNTNNAETVREKAKEVNPDLIVIGGEEPLFMGVSDALREEGFFVFGASRKNAMIEQSKVFARSFMWRNEIPGRLFFQAFKDLSEAEEFMKYAGDVVVKPARQAGGKGVRVIRDTKAYLSEEKSSVKMKVAEDVYKQLSGYDDIDYKILLEQRAEGVEYTLHVISDGFYSIPLPIIQDHAHAFEYDIGPETGGMGCISGPGMYPPFLTKEEFNKTKEIVEKVLENLKKETKEPYVGVLAGQMMLTWVWGPTVIEFYSRFGDPEISALLPLVEGDFLEFVDKASREKLSSASLKFKDDVSVVVKAIAPLGYPLYRNEASNHPITIDEKKIRNLGCEALYGSVEQKDGKMLTKGSRAIEIVCYDSKYEVAYEKSEKASNLIEAEDGWPLFYRSDIGSLSMIRERTKVAERMRRAYKYREKKGLLGEFFVWLPEKGIISNPLLGFKKVSESEK